One segment of Coffea arabica cultivar ET-39 chromosome 7c, Coffea Arabica ET-39 HiFi, whole genome shotgun sequence DNA contains the following:
- the LOC113701196 gene encoding ADP-ribosylation factor-like protein 8c isoform X1, with amino-acid sequence MGLWDSFLNWLRSLFFKQEMELSLIGLQNVGKTSLVNAVATGGYSEDMIPTVGFNMRKVTKGNVTIKLWDLGGQRRFRTMWERYCRGVSAILYVVDAADRDSVPIARSELHDLLKKPSLSGIPLLVLGNKIDKSEALSKQALVDQLGLDSITDREVCCYMISCKDSINIDVVIDWLIKHSKTVS; translated from the exons ATGGGTTTGTGGGATTCCTTCCTCAATTGGCTTCGAAG CCTATTCTTCAAACAGGAAATGGAACTTTCCCTCATTGGCCTCCAAAATGTGGGGAAGACATCTCTTGTCAATGCTGTTGCT acTGGGGGCTACAGCGAGGACATGATTCCAACT GTTGGTTTTAACATGCGTAAAGTGACAAAAGGGAATGTAACCATAAAACTCTGGGACCTTGGAGGGCAACGCAGATTTCGCACCATGTGGGAGCGTTATTGTCGTGGTGTCTCTGCAATACT ATATGTCGTTGATGCTGCTGATCGAGACAGCGTTCCTATAGCTCGAAGTGAGCTTCATGACCTCTTGAAGAAACCTTCACTCAGTGGGATCCCATTGCTTGTTCTTGGGAATAAAATTGACAAGTCAGAGGCCCTTTCAAAACAAGCATTGGTGGATCAATT GGGTCTTGATTCCATCACGGATAGAGAAGTCTGCTGCTATATGATCTCTTGCAAGGATTCAATAAATATCGACGTAGTCATTGATTGgcttattaagcattcaaaAACAGTGAGTTGA
- the LOC113701196 gene encoding ADP-ribosylation factor-like protein 8c isoform X2 — translation MIPTVGFNMRKVTKGNVTIKLWDLGGQRRFRTMWERYCRGVSAILYVVDAADRDSVPIARSELHDLLKKPSLSGIPLLVLGNKIDKSEALSKQALVDQLGLDSITDREVCCYMISCKDSINIDVVIDWLIKHSKTVS, via the exons ATGATTCCAACT GTTGGTTTTAACATGCGTAAAGTGACAAAAGGGAATGTAACCATAAAACTCTGGGACCTTGGAGGGCAACGCAGATTTCGCACCATGTGGGAGCGTTATTGTCGTGGTGTCTCTGCAATACT ATATGTCGTTGATGCTGCTGATCGAGACAGCGTTCCTATAGCTCGAAGTGAGCTTCATGACCTCTTGAAGAAACCTTCACTCAGTGGGATCCCATTGCTTGTTCTTGGGAATAAAATTGACAAGTCAGAGGCCCTTTCAAAACAAGCATTGGTGGATCAATT GGGTCTTGATTCCATCACGGATAGAGAAGTCTGCTGCTATATGATCTCTTGCAAGGATTCAATAAATATCGACGTAGTCATTGATTGgcttattaagcattcaaaAACAGTGAGTTGA
- the LOC113701386 gene encoding uncharacterized protein, which produces MGRQPCCDKVGLKKGPWTADEDKKLISFILTNGQCCWRAVPKLAGLLRCGKSCRLRWTNYLRPDLKRGLLSEYEEKMVIDLHAQLGNRWSKIASHLPGRTDNEIKNHWNTHIKKKLKKMGIDPVTHKPLPPSTTITADQPPQEEQPENNLDSDQQAKKDPPPFSNSVSDTIPEIAQQNREAETSMQSTLTEAKEEDDKSNNHSQSPIDSSTMEVNNGFCIDEVPLIEPDAILVPYPNSSSTPSSSSSSSSSCSYDRSSNNYNAFDHHQELLPTMDCCWQLSSSSASSCDYYYDTNNIIMGFWDDDFISNWDMLINDNSDTNNAAAALGVEPSLVQYPPEMVQLDEDSWNFYHL; this is translated from the exons ATGGGAAGGCAACCTTGCTGTGACAAAGTTGGCCTAAAGAAAGGGCCGTGGACTGCTGATGAAGACAAGAAACTCATCAGTTTCATTCTTACCAATGGCCAATGCTGCTGGAGAGCTGTCCCAAAACTTGCAG GACTCTTGAGATGCGGAAAGAGCTGCAGATTGAGATGGACTAACTATCTCAGACCAGACTTGAAGAGGGGGTTATTGTCAGAATATGAAGAGAAGATGGTCATTGATCTTCATGCTCAGCTTGGCAACAG GTGGTCCAAGATTGCTTCTCATCTCCCTGGAAGAACTGATAATGAGATCAAGAATCACTGGAACACTCACATAAAGAAAAAGCTGAAGAAAATGGGGATTGATCCTGTGACTCACAAGCCGCTGCCCCCGTCAACAACTATTACTGCTGATCAACCACCCCAAGAGGAGCAGCCAGAGAATAATCTTGATTCTGATCAACAGGCCAAAAAAGACCCGCCGCCTTTCTCAAATAGTGTTTCTGATACAATCCCAGAAATAGCTCAGCAAAATAGAGAAGCAGAGACTTCAATGCAGTCAACTTTAACAGAGGCAAAAGAAGAAGATGACAAAAGCAATAATCATTCTCAAAGTCCAATTGACTCCTCCACCATGGAAGTCAACAATGGCTTCTGCATAGATGAAGTTCCCTTGATCGAACCTGATGCAATATTAGTACCGTATCCAAATTCTTCATCAACCCCTTCTTcatcgtcatcatcatcatcttcttgtTCTTATGACCGCAGCTCGAATAATTACAATGCATTTGATCATCATCAAGAGTTGTTGCCGACAATGGACTGCTGCTGGCAGTTGTCATCATCATCAGCATCGTCATGTGACTACTACTATGACACAAACAACATTATCATGGGTTTCTGGGATGATGACTTCATCAGCAATTGGGATATGCTAATTAATGATAATAGTGACACAAATAATGCAGCTGCTGCTCTTGGAGTTGAACCTTCCCTGGTCCAGTACCCTCCAGAAATGGTCCAATTAGATGAAGATTCCTGGAATTTTTATCACTTGTGA